The following proteins are encoded in a genomic region of bacterium:
- a CDS encoding DUF1428 family protein, with the protein MSYVDNYILPIAKKNLAAYKRMSKKAGKIWKEHGALAYKECVAEDIKIKGLGRFDKTLKCKANETVVFAYVLYKSRKHRDLVNAKVMSDPRLHKICNPQNVPFDVKRMVYGGFKAFVDL; encoded by the coding sequence ATGAGCTACGTTGATAATTATATACTACCAATAGCTAAGAAAAATCTTGCTGCGTATAAACGCATGTCCAAAAAAGCCGGAAAAATCTGGAAAGAGCATGGTGCGCTAGCCTATAAGGAGTGCGTCGCGGAGGATATTAAGATCAAAGGACTGGGTCGATTTGATAAGACCCTCAAATGTAAAGCCAATGAAACTGTTGTCTTTGCCTATGTGCTCTATAAATCCCGCAAGCACAGAGACCTAGTCAATGCCAAAGTAATGAGCGATCCGAGACTACATAAAATATGTAATCCACAAAACGTCCCTTTCGACGTTAAACGCATGGTTTATGGGGGCTTCAAGGCCTTTGTTGATCTTTAA
- a CDS encoding winged helix-turn-helix transcriptional regulator: MRKNPIRHLKVDDLEKVALRFRCLGEVSRLRIVQSLMGGEKNVTEIVTFTGLSQPNVSRHLTQLVTSQLIAKRKSRQNVIYSIRDRSLAAICSIVCQSVKS, encoded by the coding sequence ATGAGAAAAAACCCAATTCGTCATTTAAAAGTGGATGATTTAGAAAAAGTAGCGCTTCGTTTTCGCTGTCTTGGGGAAGTCAGTAGGCTGCGCATAGTTCAATCCTTAATGGGAGGTGAAAAAAATGTCACTGAGATAGTTACCTTCACCGGACTAAGTCAGCCAAATGTTTCTCGGCATCTAACGCAGTTAGTTACTTCTCAGCTAATTGCCAAACGCAAATCTAGACAAAATGTCATCTATTCGATTCGCGATCGATCGTTAGCTGCAATTTGCTCAATTGTCTGCCAGAGTGTTAAAAGTTAG
- a CDS encoding OsmC family protein, protein MPHKTVTVTTELSQTMKIDCHAGNHNFIIDQPTTTGGQDLGPTPLEYYLASLAGCISSIARIVAKQKNINLRGMKITTQGDINTDVLMGKNTSERAGFQKIALTVDVDADLSVEQKAEFLHEVEARCPVSENTINSTVVNLTIN, encoded by the coding sequence ATGCCACATAAAACCGTAACCGTCACAACTGAGTTATCTCAAACTATGAAAATTGATTGCCATGCCGGAAATCATAATTTCATCATCGACCAACCGACTACAACCGGTGGACAAGACCTGGGACCAACACCGCTTGAGTATTATTTAGCATCTTTGGCAGGATGCATTTCAAGCATTGCACGGATTGTTGCCAAACAGAAAAATATTAACCTTAGGGGAATGAAAATCACTACTCAAGGGGATATTAATACTGATGTATTAATGGGCAAAAATACTAGCGAGCGGGCAGGATTCCAGAAGATCGCGCTGACAGTGGATGTTGATGCGGATCTGAGCGTTGAACAGAAAGCAGAATTTCTGCATGAAGTAGAAGCACGCTGCCCAGTGTCAGAAAATACAATCAATTCGACAGTTGTAAATTTAACGATAAACTAA